One genomic region from Uloborus diversus isolate 005 chromosome 2, Udiv.v.3.1, whole genome shotgun sequence encodes:
- the LOC129217594 gene encoding targeting protein for Xklp2-like: MVDSISKANMYELEDILVCVKPDSKNVKDEEVLIDLAPSDKMTNWNCNGNSCAADDILFHLKSEADSEFVVNEKMQNVVSDLIDVFPKQSCSAEDAFVVLSESVTNSDLKYTNDEIVQKEDLNRFCMPIDPKNAEAIAVIEADVNCKDLESMERNNSTAESNQVCDISKISSGSKGAISKNKQDVYVPLAQQVAAFQQKCPERYLSSHVRNFQSTKNWAPPKYVPKSPKLQAAKRHREIKTSVEDVKRYEFHARPFNPKIFEKPMTLEIEKQSTQPKSFTLKTAQRAEAHVKNENLDVKKREFHARPVPKSCHMKQNEPEKVKIHTTKPKSPNFALKNREEKWSQRTNKTNDDTKQSNQKVCSKQPKPADFSESVLKHEKKPIEVVPFSFEEREKARMALKQQRSQDLGKENLKPGFKAREMPSFKPPALPSIQRKPATQPEPFTFLSESRISSQKGDTTISDKTSFKPHPDNVLKTFNSKKVLSITEVKEFQLHTEKRAKEWKQLEEIRKTEEMEKQQALEAYKVAKESQEQREIMKMRQNAVHKANPIRAYKNVEIKPCNLVTQPFTPKFETDKRLQLRHDKTGLDKTEIDF, from the exons ACCTGATTCAAAAAACGTCAAAGatgaggaagttttaattgatCTTGCTCCATCCGATAAGATGACCAACTGGAATTGCAATGGAAATTCTTGTGCAGCAGatgacattttatttcatttaaa ATCTGAAGCTGATTCAGAATTTGTCGTAAATGAAAAAATGCAGAATGTTGTTTCGGACCTCATTGATGTATTTCCTAAACAAAGTTGCTCTGCTGAAGATGCTTTTGTAGTTCTTTCTGA gTCTGTAACTAATTCAGATTTGAAATATACTAATGATGAAATAGTGCAAAAGGAGGACTTGAACAGATTTTGTATGCCGATTGATCCTAAAAATGCTGAAGCAATCGCTGTGATTGAAGCTGATGTAAA CTGCAAAGATTTGGAAAGTATGGAAAGGAATAATTCAACTGCTGAAAGCAATCAAGTATGTGATATATCAAAG aTTTCATCTGGATCCAAAGGagctatttcaaaaaataaacaggaCGTATATGTTCCATTAGCACAACAAGTGGCTGCATTTCAGCAAAAATGTCCCGAGCGATATCTTTCTTCACATGTAAGAA ATTTTCAGTCTACCAAGAATTGGGCTCCACCGAAGTACGTTCCTAAATCTCCAAAACTGCAAGCTGCGAAAAGACATCGGGAGATTAAAACCAGTGTTGAAGATGTCAAAAG GTATGAATTTCATGCTCGACCTTTCAatccgaaaatttttgaaaagcccATGACTTTGGAAATTGAAAAGCAGTCAACACAACCTAaaagttttactttgaaaaccGCACAGAGAGCAGAAGCTCATGTAAAGAATGAGAACCTTGATGTGAAAAAAAGGGAATTTCATGCTCGTCCTGTTCCTAAAAGTTGTCATATGAAGCAAAAT GAACCTGAAAAGGTGAAAATTCATACCACTAAGCCTAAATCACcaaattttgcactgaaaaatagAGAAGAGAAGTGGAGTCAACGAACTAACAAAACAAAT gatgACACTAAGCAGTCCAACCAGAAAGTTTGCTCTAAGCAGCCAAAGCCGGCAGACTTTTCTGAGAGTGTtctaaaacacgaaaaaaaaccTATTGAAGTAGTGCCCTTCAGCTTTGAAGAAAGGGAGAAAGCAAGAATGGCATTGAAACAACAAAGGAGTCAGGATCTGGGGAAAGAAAATCTT AAACCTGGTTTTAAAGCAAGAGAGATGCCAAGCTTTAAGCCACCAGCTTTGCCGAGTATTCAAAGGAAGCCAGCAACTCAACCAGAGCCCTTCACATTTTTATCAGAATCCAGAATTTCTAGTCAGAAG ggTGATACTACTATATCTGATAAGACTAGTTTCAAACCTCACCCAGacaatgttttgaaaacatttaattctaaaaaagtgCTATCTATTACTG AAGTCAAGGAGTTTCAACTCCACACCGAGAAGAGGGCAAAAGAATGGAAACAGCTAGAAGAGATAAGAAAAACCGAAGAAATGGAAAAACAGCAAGCTTTAGAGGCTTATAAAGTAGCAAAGGAAAGTCAAGAACAGCGTGAGATTATGAAAATGAGACAGAATGCAGTTCATAAAGCAAATCCTATTAGAGCttataaaaatgttgaaataaaaccTTGCAATTTGGTGACTCAACCATTCACTCCAAAGTTTGAAACTGATAAACGACTTCAGTTGAGGCACGACAAGACGGGGCTTGATAAGACTGAAATTGATTTTTAG